A window of Tautonia plasticadhaerens contains these coding sequences:
- the ftsH gene encoding ATP-dependent zinc metalloprotease FtsH, with protein sequence MENQRSPRDGDTDRRPPERRKSGSGGGGGGGSSATPTPPWTLLFLIAAMVLLFLMWNPFRAEVRVSYFPWFLDQVNSDNIETITIQGSEARGKLRTPDEDYKPTENAKAQTVTHFVTNVPPTEGELDTLIALLKSPTVPVPGSDPPTPREVPVRIEVLEPSTPTTLLWVSFLLPMVLIGGLIFFMMRRARDQFDGGILGNFTKSQAKRHDKSKQRTTFDEVAGLENAKAELQEIVEFLKTPEKFQRLGGRIPKGVLLIGPPGSGKTLLARAVAGEAGAPFFSISGSEFIQMFVGVGASRVRDMFKTAKENSPCILFIDEIDAVGRVRGAGLGGGHDEREQTLNQILTEMDGFTPSETVIVLAATNRPDVLDPALLRPGRFDRHVTVDRPTRKGRLEILKVHSRHVPLADDVDLDSIARSTVGMSGADLANLVNESALIATRENKDKVDMKDFDAARDKVIMGAKREEYITQKDKRATAYHEAGHALVAWMTPKTDPVHKVTIIPRGRSLGVTQFLPEEDRLGYSESQIRARLDVLLGGRAAEKLIYDDLSTGAAEDLKQATRLARMMVTQWGMSPRVGPVFVQGSEEHPFLGREMTEPRDHSEHTQQVIDEEVSRILREADGRAYRLLEEQREHLDRMADALIEREVISDVDLVEMLGKRAIPPEDHRPEEVIITTSEPRPEDLSRRTADEDGWAG encoded by the coding sequence ATGGAGAATCAGCGATCGCCCCGTGACGGTGACACCGACCGACGGCCCCCCGAGCGCCGCAAGTCCGGCAGCGGGGGGGGCGGCGGCGGAGGGTCGTCCGCCACCCCCACGCCGCCCTGGACCCTGCTGTTCTTGATCGCCGCGATGGTCCTGCTGTTCCTGATGTGGAACCCCTTCCGGGCCGAGGTCCGGGTCAGCTACTTCCCCTGGTTCCTCGACCAGGTCAACAGCGACAACATCGAGACCATCACCATCCAGGGCAGCGAGGCCCGGGGCAAGCTCCGCACGCCCGACGAGGACTACAAGCCGACCGAGAACGCCAAGGCCCAGACCGTCACCCACTTCGTCACCAACGTCCCCCCGACCGAGGGGGAGCTCGACACGCTCATCGCCCTGCTCAAGAGCCCGACCGTCCCCGTCCCCGGCTCCGACCCGCCCACGCCCCGGGAAGTCCCCGTCCGCATCGAGGTCCTGGAGCCGTCCACGCCGACCACCCTGCTCTGGGTCAGCTTCCTGCTGCCGATGGTCCTCATCGGCGGCCTGATCTTCTTCATGATGCGGCGGGCCCGGGACCAGTTCGACGGCGGCATCCTCGGCAACTTCACCAAGAGTCAGGCCAAGCGGCACGACAAGTCCAAGCAACGCACCACCTTCGACGAGGTCGCCGGCCTGGAGAACGCCAAGGCCGAGCTGCAGGAGATCGTCGAGTTCCTCAAGACCCCCGAGAAGTTCCAGCGCCTCGGCGGCCGGATCCCCAAGGGCGTGCTGCTGATCGGCCCCCCCGGCTCGGGCAAGACCCTGCTGGCCCGGGCCGTGGCGGGGGAGGCCGGGGCCCCGTTCTTCTCCATCTCCGGGTCGGAGTTCATCCAGATGTTCGTCGGCGTCGGCGCCAGCCGGGTCCGCGACATGTTCAAGACGGCCAAGGAGAACAGCCCCTGCATCCTCTTCATCGACGAGATCGACGCGGTGGGCCGGGTCCGGGGCGCCGGCCTCGGCGGCGGCCATGACGAGCGGGAGCAGACGCTCAACCAGATCCTCACCGAGATGGACGGCTTCACCCCGAGCGAGACTGTCATCGTCCTGGCCGCCACCAACCGGCCCGACGTCCTGGATCCGGCCCTGCTCCGCCCCGGCCGCTTCGACCGCCACGTCACCGTCGACCGCCCCACCCGCAAGGGCCGCCTGGAGATCCTCAAGGTCCACTCCCGCCACGTCCCGCTGGCCGACGACGTGGACCTCGACTCGATCGCCCGCAGCACCGTCGGCATGTCCGGCGCGGACCTCGCCAACCTCGTCAACGAGTCGGCCTTGATCGCCACCCGCGAGAACAAGGACAAGGTCGACATGAAGGACTTCGACGCCGCCCGCGACAAGGTCATCATGGGGGCCAAGCGCGAGGAGTACATCACCCAGAAGGACAAGCGGGCCACCGCCTACCACGAGGCCGGACACGCCCTGGTCGCCTGGATGACCCCCAAGACCGACCCCGTCCACAAGGTCACCATCATCCCCCGGGGGCGGTCGCTCGGCGTCACCCAGTTCCTCCCCGAGGAGGATCGGCTCGGCTACTCCGAGAGCCAGATCCGCGCCCGGCTCGACGTCCTGCTCGGCGGCCGAGCGGCCGAGAAACTCATTTATGACGACCTCTCCACCGGGGCCGCCGAGGACCTGAAGCAGGCCACCCGCCTGGCCCGGATGATGGTCACCCAGTGGGGCATGAGCCCCCGGGTCGGCCCCGTCTTCGTCCAGGGATCCGAGGAGCACCCCTTCCTCGGCCGCGAGATGACTGAGCCCCGGGACCACTCCGAGCACACCCAGCAGGTCATCGACGAGGAGGTCTCCCGCATCCTCCGCGAGGCCGACGGCCGCGCCTACCGCCTCCTGGAGGAGCAGCGCGAGCACCTCGACCGCATGGCCGACGCCCTGATCGAGCGCGAGGTCATCTCCGACGTCGACCTGGTGGAGATGCTCGGCAAGCGGGCCATCCCCCCTGAGGACCATCGGCCCGAGGAGGTGATCATCACCACCTCCGAACCCCGCCCCGAGGATCTCTCCCGCCGCACCGCCGACGAGGACGGCTGGGCGGGCTGA
- a CDS encoding carbon storage regulator has translation MLVLTRKRMEKLYIGGDICVTVVRLEGGQVRLGIEAPRDVPVVRAELRERDRAAAAAALAREAPAALEPAEADWPMRVAPPADRPRLGRDHQPCVTRSASLNR, from the coding sequence ATGCTCGTGCTGACCCGGAAGCGGATGGAGAAGCTGTACATCGGGGGTGACATCTGCGTCACCGTCGTGCGGCTGGAGGGCGGCCAGGTCCGCCTGGGGATCGAGGCCCCCCGGGACGTCCCCGTGGTCCGGGCCGAGCTGCGGGAGCGGGACCGGGCCGCCGCCGCGGCCGCCCTCGCCCGGGAGGCGCCGGCGGCCCTCGAGCCCGCCGAGGCCGACTGGCCGATGCGGGTCGCCCCGCCGGCCGACCGCCCCCGGCTCGGCCGGGATCATCAACCCTGCGTCACCAGGTCCGCCTCCCTGAACCGGTAG
- a CDS encoding winged helix-turn-helix domain-containing protein, producing MAKTQILIVEDERHLADTLAMNLRREGYEVLVSYDGQDGLRQAQLRLPELIVLDLMLPVKPGLEVCKELRSGLRTRDIPILMVTAKAEESDELIGLAVGADDYVTKPYSLKVLIQRIKNVLRRRASKADAGAASVIEVRGVTVDKHRHRALYLGSELPLTPTEFRLLEVLLRQAGRAFTRHELMDAAIGEDAMVLERTIDVHVKSLRKKLGPGSELVETVRGVGYRFREADLVTQG from the coding sequence ATGGCCAAGACCCAGATCCTGATCGTCGAGGACGAGCGCCACCTGGCGGACACGCTGGCGATGAACCTGCGCCGGGAGGGGTACGAGGTCCTCGTCTCCTACGACGGCCAGGACGGCCTGAGGCAGGCGCAGCTCCGGCTGCCGGAGCTGATCGTGCTGGATCTGATGCTGCCGGTCAAGCCGGGGCTGGAGGTCTGCAAGGAGCTGCGATCCGGCCTCCGGACCCGGGACATCCCGATCCTGATGGTCACGGCCAAGGCCGAGGAGAGCGACGAGCTGATCGGCCTGGCCGTGGGGGCCGACGACTACGTGACCAAGCCGTACAGCCTGAAGGTGCTGATCCAGCGGATCAAGAACGTGCTCCGCCGCCGGGCGTCGAAGGCCGACGCGGGCGCCGCCTCGGTGATCGAGGTCCGGGGCGTGACCGTGGACAAGCACCGGCACCGGGCGCTGTACCTGGGGTCGGAGCTGCCGCTGACGCCGACCGAGTTCCGGCTGCTGGAGGTCCTGCTCCGGCAGGCCGGCCGGGCCTTCACCCGGCACGAGCTGATGGACGCGGCGATCGGCGAGGACGCGATGGTCCTGGAGCGGACCATCGACGTGCACGTCAAGAGCCTCCGCAAGAAGCTCGGCCCCGGCTCCGAGCTGGTCGAGACGGTCCGGGGCGTGGGCTACCGGTTCAGGGAGGCGGACCTGGTGACGCAGGGTTGA
- a CDS encoding carboxylate-amine ligase, whose amino-acid sequence MRERLEFVRNNWPSLGVEIELQLVDAESMALRNAINDVLPEVPASLSERVKPEIMQSYLEINTEICRTAADVGADLAEKLRVVEGIVASHGLRLFWAGTHPFSKWYEQRVTPDDRYYGLVDLLQDTARRLVTFGLHVHVGVDTGDKAIMICDRMLRHLPTLLALSANSPFWGGRNTGLHSQRSKVMEDLPTAGMPPVMRNWSEYVWLLNHLVETNFIRSLREIWWDVRPHHNFGTVEVRICDMPPDLPSVVAIAALVQCLVRDLSRQIDEGTYLPDGHPFMNRQNKWRACRYGLSAELVDPFTAEPRPARRVVSDLVETLRRRGVPEELGCLRELEMVLDLAEQPTGSERQVAIFEQTGDPVEVVRRMLDRRPAGPGPGAGPAS is encoded by the coding sequence ATGCGTGAGCGTCTCGAATTCGTCCGCAACAACTGGCCGAGCCTGGGCGTCGAAATCGAGCTGCAACTGGTCGACGCCGAGTCGATGGCCCTGCGTAACGCCATCAACGACGTCCTGCCCGAGGTCCCGGCCTCGCTCTCCGAGCGGGTGAAGCCGGAGATCATGCAGTCCTACCTGGAGATCAACACCGAGATCTGCCGGACCGCCGCCGACGTGGGCGCGGATCTGGCCGAGAAGCTCCGGGTCGTCGAGGGGATCGTCGCCTCGCACGGGCTCCGGCTCTTCTGGGCCGGCACCCACCCGTTCTCCAAGTGGTACGAGCAGCGGGTCACCCCCGACGACCGCTACTACGGCCTGGTGGACCTGCTCCAGGACACCGCCCGGCGGCTCGTCACCTTCGGCCTGCACGTCCACGTCGGCGTCGACACCGGCGACAAGGCCATCATGATCTGCGACCGGATGCTCCGGCACCTGCCGACCCTGCTCGCCCTCTCGGCGAACAGCCCGTTCTGGGGGGGCCGCAACACCGGCCTGCACTCCCAGCGCAGCAAGGTGATGGAGGACCTGCCCACCGCCGGCATGCCCCCGGTGATGCGGAACTGGAGCGAGTACGTCTGGCTGCTCAACCACCTGGTCGAGACGAACTTCATCCGCTCGCTCCGGGAGATCTGGTGGGACGTCCGCCCGCACCACAACTTCGGCACGGTGGAGGTCCGCATCTGCGACATGCCGCCGGACCTGCCGTCGGTGGTCGCCATCGCGGCGCTGGTGCAGTGCCTGGTCCGCGACCTCTCCCGCCAGATCGACGAGGGCACCTACCTGCCCGACGGCCACCCGTTCATGAACCGCCAGAACAAGTGGCGGGCCTGCCGCTACGGCCTCTCCGCCGAGCTGGTCGACCCCTTCACCGCCGAGCCCCGCCCCGCCCGGAGGGTCGTCAGCGACCTGGTCGAGACGCTCCGCCGCCGGGGGGTGCCCGAGGAGCTGGGCTGCCTCCGGGAGCTCGAGATGGTGCTGGACCTGGCCGAGCAGCCCACCGGCTCCGAGCGCCAGGTGGCCATCTTCGAGCAGACCGGCGACCCGGTCGAGGTCGTCCGCCGGATGCTCGACCGCCGGCCGGCGGGGCCGGGACCGGGGGCGGGGCCGGCTTCATGA
- a CDS encoding carbohydrate kinase family protein — MSANAKNGAPVICAGVIVADHLTPPIDRFPGPGELVKVDDLVLNIGGLAANVAVVLSRLGVGVRISCRVGGDAFGRFVAESLEREGVDTSGLVVDPDRATSQTLIVNVKGQDRRFIHSFGANAALSAADLDAAITPGARVLYVGGYLILPGLTPDSLAGRFARAREQGITTVLDVACPGPADYLAQLEPVLPHTDVFLPNSDEAALILGGEDDAMAQAEAFRALGASRVVITRGEHGSVSLSECNRLRLGVYPVDYVDGTGSGDAFDAGYIAGLISGLDEPGCLKLASALGASCVRAVGTTAGIFSRPEADRFIAEYDLPVRRI; from the coding sequence ATGTCCGCGAACGCCAAGAACGGCGCCCCTGTGATCTGCGCCGGGGTGATCGTCGCCGATCACCTGACCCCGCCGATCGACCGATTCCCCGGGCCCGGGGAGCTGGTCAAGGTCGACGACCTCGTCCTGAACATCGGCGGCCTGGCGGCGAACGTAGCCGTGGTCCTCTCGAGGCTGGGCGTCGGCGTGAGGATCAGCTGCCGGGTGGGCGGCGACGCCTTCGGCCGGTTCGTGGCCGAGTCGCTGGAGCGGGAGGGCGTCGACACCTCGGGCCTGGTCGTGGACCCCGACCGGGCGACGAGCCAGACCCTGATCGTCAACGTGAAGGGCCAGGACCGCCGGTTCATCCACAGCTTCGGGGCGAACGCGGCGCTCTCGGCCGCCGACCTCGACGCGGCGATCACCCCAGGGGCCCGCGTCCTCTACGTCGGCGGCTACCTCATCCTGCCAGGCCTCACCCCCGACTCCCTCGCCGGCCGCTTCGCCAGGGCCCGGGAGCAGGGCATCACCACCGTGCTCGACGTCGCCTGCCCCGGCCCGGCCGACTACCTGGCGCAACTGGAGCCGGTCCTGCCGCACACCGACGTCTTCCTGCCCAACAGCGACGAGGCCGCCCTGATCCTCGGCGGGGAGGACGACGCGATGGCCCAGGCCGAGGCGTTCCGAGCCCTCGGCGCCTCCCGGGTCGTCATCACCCGGGGGGAGCACGGCTCGGTCTCGCTGTCCGAGTGCAACCGCCTGAGGCTGGGCGTCTATCCGGTCGACTACGTCGACGGCACCGGCAGCGGAGACGCCTTCGACGCCGGCTACATCGCTGGGCTGATCTCCGGCCTCGACGAGCCGGGATGCCTGAAGCTGGCCAGTGCCCTGGGCGCGAGCTGCGTCCGGGCCGTCGGCACCACCGCCGGCATCTTCTCCCGGCCCGAGGCCGACCGGTTCATCGCCGAGTACGACCTGCCGGTCCGGCGGATCTGA
- a CDS encoding archease → MGTVEHFEHTADVGFRVRAADLADLFRSAAEGLFDYIVVNRGEVREADSEPVALHAGSTEDLLVDWLNELIFRSETTHRLYTRFDLRLADDGLGLEATIAGEPIDRDRHVLDHEVKAVTYHEASLRRDGEGWVAELILDI, encoded by the coding sequence ATGGGCACGGTCGAGCACTTCGAGCACACCGCCGACGTCGGCTTCCGGGTCCGGGCGGCCGACCTGGCCGATTTGTTCCGATCGGCGGCCGAGGGGCTGTTCGACTACATCGTCGTCAACCGGGGCGAGGTCCGGGAGGCCGACTCCGAACCGGTGGCCCTCCACGCCGGTTCGACCGAAGACCTGCTCGTCGACTGGCTCAACGAGCTGATCTTCCGCAGCGAGACGACCCACCGGCTCTACACCCGCTTCGACCTCCGCCTCGCCGACGACGGCCTCGGCCTGGAGGCGACCATCGCCGGGGAGCCGATCGACCGCGACCGGCACGTGCTCGATCACGAGGTCAAGGCGGTCACCTATCACGAGGCGTCCCTCCGCCGAGACGGCGAGGGATGGGTGGCGGAGCTGATCCTCGACATCTGA
- a CDS encoding M20 metallopeptidase family protein — protein sequence MMVKTFTEALDACIDEMAEFLRSVRRHLHANPEPSLEEFRTTQDLAGHLADAGVPFRVVPSGRGIVAGPDRGLDGLPRVALRADIDALRMQDAKLAVPYRSVRDGVMHACGHDAHATMALGATLALHRCRDHLPGPIPWRAIFQPAEETGDGAIEMIRAGAMEGVSAIVALHVDPELEVGRVAQRAGVLTADCRDLRIVVRGRGGHAARPHQAIDPVAAAVQFVSGIYQVVPRSVDVREPVVVSISSIHAGEANNVIPDQAVMEGTLRSLGQAARERACAAIQATARGVSAATGAEIQVEFLQGVDPVINDPVVNAAMAQAAFDVVGPDRVGSIPHPSLGGEDFAAYLRLAPGAMMRLGVAGASGWPSLHSPRFDIDERALVLGARILARSVVLLSEGGPGDA from the coding sequence ATGATGGTCAAGACGTTCACCGAGGCGCTCGACGCCTGCATCGACGAGATGGCCGAGTTCCTCCGCTCGGTCCGGCGGCATCTGCACGCCAACCCGGAGCCCAGCCTGGAGGAGTTCCGGACCACCCAGGACCTCGCCGGCCACCTGGCCGACGCCGGGGTGCCGTTCCGGGTCGTCCCCTCGGGCCGGGGGATCGTGGCCGGGCCGGACCGGGGCCTCGACGGCCTCCCCCGGGTCGCGCTGCGGGCCGACATCGACGCGCTCCGGATGCAGGACGCCAAGCTCGCCGTCCCCTACCGGTCGGTCCGGGACGGGGTCATGCACGCCTGCGGCCACGACGCGCACGCGACGATGGCCCTGGGGGCCACGCTGGCCCTGCACCGCTGCCGCGACCATCTGCCGGGGCCGATCCCCTGGCGGGCGATCTTCCAGCCGGCCGAGGAGACCGGGGACGGCGCGATCGAGATGATCCGGGCCGGGGCGATGGAGGGGGTCTCGGCGATCGTGGCCCTGCACGTCGACCCCGAGCTGGAGGTCGGCCGGGTCGCCCAGCGGGCCGGGGTGCTCACCGCTGACTGCCGGGACCTGCGGATCGTCGTCCGGGGCCGGGGGGGCCACGCGGCGAGGCCCCACCAGGCGATCGACCCGGTGGCGGCGGCCGTCCAGTTCGTCTCGGGTATCTACCAGGTGGTGCCCCGGTCGGTCGACGTGAGGGAGCCGGTCGTGGTGTCGATCTCCTCGATCCACGCCGGGGAGGCGAACAACGTGATCCCCGACCAGGCGGTGATGGAGGGGACGCTCCGGTCCCTCGGCCAGGCCGCCCGGGAGCGGGCCTGCGCGGCCATCCAGGCGACCGCCCGGGGCGTCTCGGCCGCGACCGGGGCCGAGATCCAGGTGGAGTTCCTCCAGGGGGTCGACCCGGTCATCAACGACCCGGTGGTCAACGCCGCGATGGCCCAGGCCGCCTTCGACGTGGTCGGCCCCGACCGGGTCGGTTCGATCCCGCACCCCAGCCTCGGCGGCGAGGACTTCGCCGCCTACCTCCGCCTGGCCCCCGGCGCCATGATGCGGCTGGGGGTGGCCGGCGCCTCGGGCTGGCCGAGCCTGCATTCCCCCCGCTTCGACATCGACGAGCGGGCACTCGTCCTCGGGGCCAGGATCCTGGCCCGGTCCGTCGTCCTGCTCTCCGAGGGAGGCCCCGGCGATGCGTGA
- a CDS encoding DUF429 domain-containing protein yields MATARERTIRALAAAGRPSCVGIDLAGVERRETGVAVLVDGRLELLTSAGPDAEILALATLAGPGGTVAINSPLTRPLGRCCLEDDCPCRDDPGTRSRQLERELARMRVPALATALLKVLARRGERIATAMRGAGIEPIEVYPYATLRLLGLPTAGKKTADGRRRIRRALKPLVPGLDRQHASEHRLDAIVCAYTAQLWREGRARAVGVPEEGLMIIPAATDLVPESKRRG; encoded by the coding sequence ATGGCCACAGCGAGGGAGCGGACGATCAGGGCCCTGGCGGCCGCCGGGCGGCCCTCCTGCGTGGGGATCGACCTGGCGGGCGTGGAGCGCCGAGAGACCGGGGTGGCGGTGCTCGTCGACGGCCGACTCGAGCTGCTGACCTCGGCCGGTCCCGACGCCGAGATCCTCGCGCTGGCGACGCTCGCCGGGCCCGGCGGCACGGTGGCGATCAACTCGCCGCTCACCCGGCCGCTGGGCCGCTGCTGCCTCGAAGACGACTGCCCCTGCCGCGACGACCCGGGCACACGGAGCCGACAGCTCGAGCGCGAGCTGGCCCGGATGCGCGTCCCCGCCCTCGCGACCGCCTTGCTGAAGGTCCTCGCCCGGCGCGGCGAGCGGATCGCGACGGCGATGCGGGGCGCGGGCATCGAGCCGATCGAGGTCTATCCGTATGCGACCCTCCGTCTTCTCGGCCTGCCGACCGCCGGCAAGAAGACCGCCGACGGCCGCCGTCGAATCCGGCGCGCATTGAAGCCTCTGGTGCCGGGGCTCGACCGCCAGCACGCGTCCGAGCACCGCCTCGACGCCATCGTCTGCGCCTACACCGCCCAGCTCTGGCGCGAGGGCCGGGCTCGGGCCGTCGGCGTGCCCGAGGAGGGGCTGATGATCATCCCGGCCGCGACGGACCTCGTGCCGGAGTCGAAACGCCGGGGGTGA
- the trxB gene encoding thioredoxin-disulfide reductase, with translation MPQHSAVIIIGSGSAGLTAAIYAARANLEPLVFEGKEPGGQLTWTTDVENFPGFPEAINGPDLMDRMREQARRFGADTRWETAVSVDLSGRPFRLKTTDDPSGDPESGTIREYTADALIVATGAAARWLGNEGPFKGAGVSTCATCDGHFYKGKEIAVVGGGDSAVEEATFLTRFATKVTLIHRRDALRASKIMQDKLKANPKIEYAWNTVVDEVYGETDPRPKLAGIKLRSTGTDETVKDLKVSGLFLAIGHVPNTQIFEGQLAMTPEGYLLTRSALAWDEVEAPAGLRGKMPNYATSTDVEGVFACGDVVDTHYRQAITAAGTGCAAAMDCEKWLEHTRTAHAH, from the coding sequence ATGCCCCAGCATTCCGCCGTGATCATCATCGGCTCGGGCTCCGCGGGCCTGACCGCCGCGATCTACGCCGCCCGGGCCAACCTCGAGCCCCTGGTCTTCGAGGGCAAGGAACCCGGCGGCCAGCTCACCTGGACGACCGACGTCGAGAACTTCCCCGGCTTCCCTGAGGCCATCAACGGCCCCGACCTGATGGACCGGATGCGCGAGCAGGCCCGGCGCTTCGGCGCCGACACCCGGTGGGAGACCGCCGTCTCCGTCGACCTCTCGGGGCGCCCCTTCCGCCTCAAGACCACCGACGACCCCTCCGGCGACCCCGAGTCGGGGACGATCCGGGAGTACACCGCCGACGCCCTGATCGTCGCCACCGGCGCCGCCGCCCGGTGGCTCGGCAACGAGGGGCCCTTCAAGGGGGCCGGCGTGAGCACCTGCGCCACCTGCGACGGCCACTTCTACAAGGGCAAGGAGATCGCCGTCGTCGGCGGCGGCGACTCGGCCGTCGAGGAGGCCACCTTCCTCACCCGGTTCGCCACCAAGGTGACCCTGATCCACCGGCGGGACGCGCTCCGCGCCTCCAAGATCATGCAGGACAAGCTCAAGGCCAACCCGAAGATCGAGTACGCCTGGAACACCGTCGTCGACGAGGTCTACGGCGAGACCGACCCCCGCCCCAAGCTGGCGGGGATCAAGCTCCGCTCGACCGGGACGGACGAGACGGTGAAGGACCTGAAGGTCTCCGGCCTGTTCCTGGCCATCGGCCACGTGCCGAACACCCAGATCTTCGAGGGCCAGCTCGCCATGACCCCGGAGGGCTACCTGCTCACCCGGTCGGCCCTGGCCTGGGACGAGGTCGAGGCCCCCGCAGGCCTCCGCGGGAAGATGCCCAACTACGCCACCTCCACCGACGTCGAGGGGGTCTTCGCCTGCGGCGACGTGGTCGACACCCACTACCGGCAGGCCATCACCGCCGCCGGCACCGGCTGCGCCGCGGCGATGGACTGCGAGAAGTGGCTGGAACACACCCGCACCGCGCACGCACACTGA
- the bcp gene encoding thioredoxin-dependent thiol peroxidase — protein MVSEGQIAPDFTLPDQDGNAVSLSGLLGKPVILYFYPRDATPGCTTEACDFRDARPACEAAGATVLGLSPDGVASHRRFADTHGLTFPLLADPDREVLQAYGVWKEKTMYGKKSMGVERTTVLIDADGVVRRVFPRVKVAGHVAEVLEALASL, from the coding sequence ATGGTCTCGGAAGGTCAGATCGCCCCCGACTTCACCTTGCCCGACCAGGACGGCAACGCCGTGTCCCTCTCGGGCCTCCTGGGCAAGCCCGTGATCCTCTACTTCTATCCGAGGGATGCGACCCCGGGTTGCACGACCGAGGCGTGCGACTTCCGGGACGCCCGCCCCGCCTGCGAGGCGGCCGGTGCGACGGTCCTCGGTCTCAGCCCCGACGGCGTCGCATCGCACCGCAGGTTCGCCGACACGCATGGCCTGACGTTCCCACTGCTCGCCGACCCGGACAGGGAGGTCCTCCAGGCGTACGGGGTCTGGAAGGAGAAAACGATGTACGGGAAGAAGTCGATGGGGGTGGAGCGGACCACCGTCCTGATCGATGCGGACGGCGTCGTCCGACGGGTCTTCCCCAGGGTCAAGGTGGCCGGCCATGTCGCCGAGGTGCTGGAGGCCCTGGCGTCCCTCTGA
- a CDS encoding IS5 family transposase: MASAHMPDEFFDLVAHHLPPEPAIGPYGGRPPIGHRVALRVIWFVLATGNRWEDVPQELGCSGRTAHRRLRAWEEAGIWDRLHADLLRLLRKAGKLETDTVVVDGVTVRAFGGGEATGPSPVDRSRKGTKHTVMVSRTGVPLAIRTAGANESDHRQIIPLVLDFPSVAGKPGRPKQLPDDLYADRGYDSEGTRALLRWMGIEPHIAKRRTPHGSGLGKVLWVVERTIGWIKGLRRMRVRYDRLGVIRDAWTTLAACVICFRILHQDVM; encoded by the coding sequence ATGGCGAGCGCCCACATGCCGGACGAGTTCTTCGATCTGGTTGCCCACCACCTGCCGCCGGAACCGGCCATCGGCCCCTACGGCGGGCGTCCGCCGATCGGGCACCGGGTCGCCCTGCGTGTCATCTGGTTCGTCCTGGCCACCGGCAATCGCTGGGAGGATGTCCCGCAGGAACTCGGCTGCTCAGGTCGCACCGCCCATCGCCGGCTGCGGGCCTGGGAGGAGGCCGGCATCTGGGACCGCCTCCATGCCGACCTGCTGAGGCTGCTCCGCAAGGCTGGCAAGCTGGAGACCGACACGGTGGTCGTCGACGGCGTGACGGTGCGGGCCTTCGGCGGCGGCGAGGCGACCGGCCCGAGCCCCGTCGACCGCAGCAGGAAGGGCACGAAGCACACGGTGATGGTCAGTCGCACCGGAGTGCCGCTGGCGATCCGCACCGCCGGGGCCAACGAGAGCGACCACCGCCAGATCATCCCGCTGGTGCTCGACTTCCCGAGCGTCGCCGGCAAACCGGGCAGGCCGAAGCAGTTGCCGGATGACCTGTATGCCGACCGGGGCTACGACAGCGAGGGGACGAGGGCGTTACTGCGTTGGATGGGCATCGAGCCGCACATCGCCAAGCGTCGGACACCGCACGGCAGCGGGCTGGGCAAGGTCCTCTGGGTGGTGGAGCGGACGATCGGCTGGATCAAGGGCCTGCGGCGGATGCGGGTGCGGTATGACCGGCTGGGGGTGATCCGGGACGCCTGGACGACCCTGGCGGCCTGTGTCATCTGCTTCCGTATCCTCCACCAGGATGTGATGTGA